The Streptomyces kanamyceticus genome window below encodes:
- a CDS encoding glycosyl hydrolase family 18 protein, translated as MLLRHPRHARALVVLAVAGSALAAVPAATGSSPPPAHAAPPPRTASAWLPYWNQDAAFKSALRHKDQLHTVSPFWYQAKSAGRVAAHSGAGERRVVDGLHRAGIKVVPTVMETMAPGALAAVVTDPGHRATHIKELLKTVRLGAYDGLDLDYETIAPTGDAVYKKVRDGYATMVTDLCRQLHALRKQCVITVSPKTAGTGRVWDYRRLGAAADRLRVMAYNLHWAEGGPGPLSTPAWYEEILRRATAEVPRRKLEMGLPAYGWDWAVGKRDRARHVTSVEAEALRRKVGAPYRIDPASSTPHFTYKEGGTRRTVWYQDARGTAAHLPALRRYRVTNTVLWALGFEDPGLWRVLARG; from the coding sequence ATGCTGCTTCGACACCCGCGCCACGCCCGCGCCCTCGTCGTCCTCGCCGTCGCGGGCTCCGCGCTCGCCGCCGTCCCCGCCGCCACCGGCTCGTCCCCGCCGCCCGCGCACGCCGCACCGCCGCCCCGCACCGCCTCCGCCTGGCTGCCGTACTGGAACCAGGACGCCGCCTTCAAGAGCGCCCTGCGCCACAAGGACCAGCTGCACACCGTCAGCCCCTTCTGGTACCAGGCCAAGTCCGCCGGGCGTGTCGCCGCGCACTCCGGCGCGGGTGAGCGGCGTGTCGTGGACGGATTGCACCGGGCCGGCATCAAGGTCGTGCCGACCGTCATGGAGACCATGGCACCCGGGGCCCTCGCCGCCGTCGTCACCGACCCGGGCCACCGCGCCACCCACATCAAGGAACTGCTCAAAACCGTGCGCCTCGGCGCCTACGACGGCCTCGACCTCGACTACGAGACCATCGCGCCGACCGGCGACGCCGTGTACAAGAAGGTCCGCGACGGCTACGCCACGATGGTCACCGACCTCTGCCGCCAGCTGCACGCCCTGCGCAAACAGTGCGTCATCACGGTCTCCCCGAAGACCGCGGGCACCGGCCGCGTCTGGGACTACCGGCGGCTCGGCGCGGCCGCCGACCGGCTGCGCGTCATGGCGTACAACCTGCACTGGGCGGAGGGCGGCCCAGGACCGCTCTCCACGCCCGCCTGGTACGAGGAGATCCTGCGCCGCGCCACCGCCGAAGTGCCGCGCCGCAAGCTGGAGATGGGGCTGCCCGCCTACGGCTGGGACTGGGCCGTCGGCAAGCGGGACCGGGCCAGGCACGTCACCTCCGTCGAGGCGGAGGCGCTGCGCCGCAAGGTCGGCGCGCCCTACCGCATCGACCCCGCCTCCAGCACGCCCCACTTCACGTACAAGGAGGGCGGGACACGCCGGACGGTCTGGTATCAGGACGCGCGGGGCACGGCGGCGCACCTGCCCGCGCTGCGCAGATACCGGGTCACCAACACCGTCCTGTGGGCACTGGGCTTCGAGGACCCGGGGCTCTGGCGGGTCCTCGCCCGCGGCTGA
- a CDS encoding type II toxin-antitoxin system PemK/MazF family toxin: MSASPGRSGATATTEVAPHRVGRVRTEYAPEHDGDPDPGEIVWTFVPFEENDGRGKDRPVLVVAREAAGTLLAVQLSSKRHAGDREWLPIGSGPWDREGRESWVDIDRVLRLHEQGMRREAAALDRMRFDLVVRRLRERYGWR; encoded by the coding sequence ATGTCCGCGTCGCCGGGGCGCTCCGGCGCCACCGCGACCACCGAGGTCGCGCCGCACCGGGTGGGCCGGGTGCGCACCGAGTACGCGCCCGAGCACGACGGCGACCCCGATCCCGGTGAGATCGTCTGGACGTTCGTGCCGTTCGAGGAGAACGACGGGCGCGGCAAGGACCGCCCGGTTCTCGTCGTCGCCCGTGAGGCGGCGGGCACGCTGCTGGCCGTGCAGCTGTCGAGCAAGCGCCACGCGGGGGACCGGGAGTGGTTGCCGATCGGCAGCGGTCCGTGGGACCGCGAGGGACGCGAATCGTGGGTGGACATCGACCGGGTGCTCCGGCTGCACGAGCAAGGCATGCGGCGTGAGGCGGCCGCGCTCGACCGGATGCGGTTCGACCTCGTCGTACGCCGTCTGCGGGAGCGCTACGGCTGGCGCTGA
- a CDS encoding TIGR02452 family protein: MSARLRAQAQETEQIVAAGEYTAASGRTVAIADAVAAAREGTRMYGPGPVDLPPRPPVPTRFEVTAESSLAAARRLVGAADSPVAVLNFASARNPGGGYLNGAQAQEEALCRASALYTCQLRARAFYDHHRAERDPFYSDRVVYSPGVPVFRDDRGDLLDTPYTVGFLTSAAPNAGVIRRQTPERAGLIPAAVAARAERVLETAAARGHHRLVLGAWGCGVFMNDPAHVAGAFKELLGRGGRFHGYFAHVVFGVLDRTTGAVTRGAFQTAFADEAAAAQRQP, encoded by the coding sequence ATGAGCGCCCGGCTGCGCGCACAGGCGCAGGAGACGGAACAGATCGTCGCGGCGGGGGAGTACACCGCGGCGAGCGGGCGCACGGTGGCGATCGCCGACGCCGTGGCCGCGGCCCGCGAGGGAACCCGGATGTACGGTCCTGGGCCGGTGGACCTACCGCCGCGCCCGCCCGTGCCCACCCGCTTCGAGGTCACGGCCGAGAGCAGCCTGGCGGCGGCCCGCAGGCTCGTCGGCGCCGCGGACTCCCCGGTCGCCGTGCTCAACTTCGCGTCCGCGCGCAATCCCGGCGGCGGGTACCTGAACGGCGCCCAGGCACAGGAGGAGGCGCTGTGCCGCGCCTCCGCGCTGTACACCTGCCAGCTGCGGGCCCGCGCGTTCTACGACCACCACCGCGCGGAGCGCGATCCCTTCTACAGCGACCGCGTCGTGTACTCGCCCGGCGTCCCCGTCTTCCGCGACGACCGCGGGGACCTGCTCGACACGCCGTACACGGTCGGCTTCCTCACCTCCGCCGCGCCGAACGCCGGAGTGATCAGGCGTCAGACGCCCGAGCGCGCCGGACTGATCCCCGCGGCCGTCGCGGCGCGCGCGGAGCGCGTCCTGGAGACGGCCGCCGCCCGCGGCCACCACCGCCTGGTGCTCGGCGCGTGGGGCTGCGGCGTCTTCATGAACGACCCGGCGCACGTCGCGGGCGCGTTCAAGGAGCTGCTCGGCCGGGGCGGCCGGTTCCACGGATACTTCGCGCACGTCGTGTTCGGGGTGCTCGACCGCACGACCGGCGCGGTGACCCGCGGCGCCTTCCAGACGGCGTTCGCGGACGAGGCCGCGGCGGCTCAGCGCCAGCCGTAG
- the egtA gene encoding ergothioneine biosynthesis glutamate--cysteine ligase EgtA, which produces MPEGDCRPHDTPARTRALDTVTEAEVEALVRGICFKTGPPRTTGVELEWLVHEPGLPHKTVPTARLEAAYAALRALPLHSLITVEPGGQLELSSLPAPSLMECISAMRADLRVVRDALHSHQLTLSGFGADPWRPPARILHEPRYDAMESCFDRAGPSGRRMMCSTASVQICLDAGHEEPGPLGYARRWRLAHLLGPVLVAAFANSPLQDGRGTGWRSTRQAIWAGIAPGRSGAPPLDGEPRETWTRHALDAPVMCVRDLDDSAGQTAWPVPDGLTFRAWTRSKAPRAPTREDLDYHLTTLFPPVRPRGHLELRMVDAQPGEDGWIVPLAVTAALFDDPEAAETAYRAVKPLAERAGPPGSPAAPQSPLWLDAARHGPADAELREAAVACFAAAADALPRMGVSTDVRDAVVTYGAQYVARGRCPADDLLDALRHGGAPGPRPLDDTPHGSPHDTRHDTRHDTPGKDARR; this is translated from the coding sequence ATGCCAGAGGGAGACTGTAGGCCGCACGACACACCAGCGCGCACCCGGGCCCTGGACACGGTGACCGAGGCCGAAGTGGAGGCGCTGGTCCGTGGCATCTGCTTCAAGACCGGGCCGCCTCGCACCACCGGTGTCGAACTGGAATGGCTCGTCCACGAACCGGGCCTGCCGCACAAGACCGTTCCCACCGCCCGCCTCGAAGCGGCCTACGCCGCACTGCGGGCCCTGCCCCTGCACTCGCTCATCACCGTCGAACCCGGCGGCCAGCTGGAGCTCAGCTCGCTTCCCGCCCCGTCCCTGATGGAGTGCATCTCGGCCATGCGGGCCGATCTCCGCGTCGTCCGCGACGCGTTACATTCCCACCAGCTCACCCTCAGCGGCTTCGGCGCCGACCCGTGGCGGCCACCGGCCAGGATCCTGCACGAGCCGCGCTACGACGCCATGGAGTCCTGCTTCGACCGGGCGGGCCCCTCCGGCCGCCGCATGATGTGCTCGACCGCGTCCGTGCAGATCTGCCTGGACGCCGGGCACGAGGAGCCGGGACCGCTCGGCTACGCGCGGCGCTGGCGCCTCGCGCATCTGCTCGGGCCCGTCCTGGTCGCGGCGTTCGCCAACTCCCCGCTGCAGGACGGCCGCGGCACCGGCTGGCGCTCCACCCGGCAGGCCATCTGGGCGGGCATCGCCCCCGGCAGGTCGGGGGCGCCGCCGCTCGACGGCGAGCCCCGTGAGACCTGGACCCGGCACGCGCTCGACGCCCCCGTCATGTGCGTCAGAGACCTCGACGACAGCGCCGGGCAGACCGCCTGGCCCGTGCCGGACGGCCTCACCTTCCGTGCCTGGACCCGCTCGAAGGCGCCGAGAGCGCCCACCCGCGAGGACCTGGACTACCACCTGACCACGCTGTTCCCGCCGGTGCGCCCGCGCGGCCACCTGGAGCTGCGCATGGTCGACGCGCAGCCGGGCGAGGACGGCTGGATCGTGCCGCTCGCCGTCACCGCCGCGCTGTTCGACGACCCGGAGGCCGCGGAGACCGCCTACCGCGCGGTCAAGCCGCTCGCGGAGCGGGCCGGTCCGCCCGGCTCGCCCGCCGCGCCGCAGAGCCCGCTCTGGCTGGACGCGGCGCGGCACGGCCCGGCCGACGCCGAGCTGCGCGAGGCCGCCGTCGCCTGCTTCGCCGCGGCGGCCGACGCGCTGCCCCGGATGGGCGTGAGCACGGACGTCCGGGACGCCGTCGTCACCTACGGCGCCCAGTACGTGGCGCGCGGGCGCTGCCCCGCGGACGACCTCCTGGACGCGCTGCGCCACGGCGGTGCGCCCGGCCCCCGCCCCCTTGACGACACACCTCACGGCTCACCTCACGACACACGTCACGACACACGTCACGACACACCCGGGAAGGACGCCCGCCGATGA